From Mytilus edulis chromosome 9, xbMytEdul2.2, whole genome shotgun sequence, the proteins below share one genomic window:
- the LOC139489430 gene encoding uncharacterized protein codes for MRKTFGIVPVVSAFISLFTYSYAEIRVCSHYYHFQNTVSYDCGIWGTSSCTRYLGYSSRFSIYCCTGYQHYPNCYPVCYGKTILNDACNEQYYSDVIVYRGGETKDRGGGNCSSPENCTNCADGFYSGSGRCLICPSIPNCNHRRCTSPSDNYCEYCQYEIKDKPFWRGYTRHFDGEMKKCKKACSWRADSTRCFPGECTNETTETCSCTPGFGGNQCDTITEETDILYAEIKLHNPSKETVTTPLDPSDTGQQPTRFTNKNDLNTAEIEFHGKFVSSGTPPVHDPSGENHFVTDFNYGIVYGEMKLEYIIGSSSNTHNFNCAGSEEDPIKINYICSRNRFNSSSISLPIFGHGDRLIFSIKIRNGGYLTYINRELNTTVNVSLTGITTTRNYTVQWDLNPPYFHCFQLLGTNCTETPIDIEDVTYENRIQFSWKQWNDDLADIDRYEYEVYHLQPHGHVLRETDILFSSNRTPDSNLESSLNVSTPGMYSILLTAFDKAGNYKSTRSVFLFDNQSFVETTPGTRTTVIESTLDSNYTWVVFDTSLLNVTWAGRFMNERHDVYKWLNEIDTNKHVNRDYDDRFGRRTVQWIPNVKGIVRFDINYTVTGANIESSMGYIEVQETLREASLLNISWEDGDKLDISVKATDIIGKYTEDKITIYKDTSYPAIENLWLSYGNKSELFVHRQLDLTSMTFEWDTFDYHSGIYSVHWKLFDNYTGSDIIQGSSHLQAQGDASNLSYCENKYQNSPRGYDCYCTLHHECFHRHFHVQPEIVNGSGLTPGKDKGLHDSDYFIKITVVNKAMLKSILTKKITIDTSPPQLGSVHDGLPGTPEVDYQQDLNMNFYWYGFFDPESGIKYYKYIVANYCWTKQNLISSNEGRETYETATSYNATKEGKYHITVIAVNSANEPSQAVCTDGVTIITEKPNVKNVLIHGVKTAPRIVTDSNNTMWIIRQDLTRGFISDTTWINTTNIIFVEDIKLFPEVNRTASDIDISQASAINSWFVFVLPRTEQLSMTWDSNMEKYIYDYYIGLSSTNDNQAPDLLPFRSTKHHSHFRLSHPDLTEGTLFYVIIKSVSRANVEGIQSYGPIIIDATPPTFTGSRIDLKFEDSTLIANWSRTAFTDYEDPYPLHYQFALGHAAGKTDVFRYKPLLYSKTCIKTQPPECAAIDTSTLDWSLHGHHDYYVTIKVTNLAGLSSTQTSVVYTHDTQIPSPGIVYDIDPISVKSHALQDLIDIDFAVQSNTLAVEWKGFYHPHLIFLIEGYCSQGSY; via the exons ATGAGGAAGACGTTTGGTATAGTCCCTGTCGTCTCTGCTTTcataagtttatttacatataGTTATGCCGA AATCCGCGTATGTAGTCATTATTACCATTTCCAGAACACAGTCTCTTACGACTGTGGCATTTGGGGAACAAGCAGTTGCACTAGATATTTGGG TTATAGTTCGCGGTTTTCCATATACTGCTGCACAGGATATCAGCACTATCCGAATTGTTATC CTGTATGTTATGGAAAAACAATACTAAATGATGCCTGTAATGAACAGTATTACTCAGATGTTATTGTATATAGAGGAGGTGAAACAAAAGATCGTGGAGGTGGAAATTGTTCTTCACCAGAGAATTGTACAAACTGTGCAGATGGTTTTTATAGCGGCAGTGGACGTTGTTTAA TATGTCCATCTATTCCAAACTGTAACCACAGAAGATGTACATCACCAAGTGACAACTATTGTGAGTACTGTCAGTATGAGATTAAAGACAAGCCTTTCTGGCGGGGATATACAAGGCATTTTGATGGAGAGATGAAAAAGTGTAAAA AAGCTTGTTCTTGGCGTGCTGACAGTACCAGATGCTTTCCAGGAGAGTGTACaaatgaaacaacagaaacatgtTCGTGTACACCAGGATTCGGTGGTAATCAGTGTGATACAA TCACAGAAGAAACAGACATCCTTTATGCGGAAATCAAGCTACATAATCCGTCCAAAGAAACAGTTACAACCCCGTTGGATCCTAGTGATACAGGACAACAACCGACCAGATTCACAAACAAGAATGACCTTAATACTGCAGAAATAGAGTTCCATGGAAAGTTTGTATCTTCTGGGACACCTCCAGTACATGACCCGAGTGGAGAAAACCACTTTGTGACTGATTTTAACTATGGTATAGTTTATGGTGAAATGAAGCTAGAATATATCATAG GTTCATCGAGTAATACCCATAATTTCAATTGTGCTGGTTCGGAGGAGGATCCAatcaaaattaattatatatgttCAAGGAATCGTTTCAATAGCAGTTCTATATCATTACCAATATTTGGACATGGTGATAG GttaatattttccatcaaaatcAGAAATGGTGGTTATCTGACATATATCAACCGAGAATTGAATACCACAGTCAATGTTTCACTGACAGGTATAACTACAACCAGAAATTACACAGTACAATGGGATCTAAATCCTCCGTACTTTCATTGTTTCCAGTTACTTGGCACCAATTGTACAGAGACACCAATAGATATAGAAGACGTTACATATGAG AATAGAATACAGTTTTCCTGGAAACAGTGGAATGATGATCTGGCAGATATAGATAGATATGAATATGAAGTTTATCATTTACAACCTCATGGACACGTTCTACGCGAAACAGATATACTATTTTCATCTAATCGAACACCAGACTCGAATCTAGAG agtagtTTAAATGTTTCAACACCTGGAATGTATTCCATTTTACTGACCGCCTTTGATAAAGCCGGAAACTATAAATCTACAAGATCTGTATTCCTTTTCGATAACCAGTCATTTGTTGAAACAACACCTGGTACCAGAACGACTGTCATTGAAAGCACATTAGATTCAAACTATACTTGGGTAGTATTTGATACTAGTCTTTTGAATGTAACATGGGCTGGGCGGTTTATGAATGAAAGACACGATGTTTACAAATGGCTGAATGAGATAGATACAAATAAACATGTTAACCGTGATTATGATGATAGGTTTGGACGAAGAACAGTACAATGGATTCCCAATGTAAAAG GAATTGTAAGATTTGACATCAACTATACTGTTACTGGAGCAAATATTGAATCATCAATGGGCTACATAGAAGTTCAAGAAACATTAAGGGAAGCATCGTTACTCAATATATCTTGGGAAGATGGAGATAAACTTGATATCAGCGTAAAAGCTACTGACATTATTGGAAAATATACTGAGGATAAGATAACGATTTACAAAGATACTTCTTATCCAGCTATTGAAAATCTTTGGTTGTCGTACGGTAACAAATCAGAACTATTCGTGCATCGCCAACTAGATCTGACATCTATGAC atttgaatgGGACACGTTTGATTATCATAGTGGGATATATAGCGTCCATTGGAAATTGTTTGACAATTACACAGGGTCAGATATCATACAGGGCAGTTCACATTTACAGGCACAGGGAGATGCTTCT AACTTATCatattgtgaaaataaatatcaaaattctcCACGTGGGTACGACTGTTACTGTACGTTACATCATGAATGTTTCCACCGACATTTTCATGTTCAACCAGAAATAGTCAATGGATCTGGTCTAACACCCGGCAAGGACAAAGGCTTGCATGATTCTGACTACTTCATTAAAATAACAGTCGTTAACAAAGCAATGCTAAAGTCAATTCTAACAAAAAAG ATTACAATAGACACAAGCCCTCCACAATTGGGAAGTGTTCATGACGGTTTGCCTGGAACCCCAGAAGTAGATTATCAACAAGACCTTAACATGAATTTCTATTGGTATGGGTTCTTTGACCCTGAAAGtggaataaaatattacaaatacatTGTTGCAAATTATTGCTGGACAAAACAAAACTTAATCTCGAGCAATGAG GGAAGAGAAACATACGAAACAGCTACAAGTTATAATGCCACAAAGGAAGGGAAATATCACATTACTGTTATAGCTGTGAATAGTGCAAACGAACCCTCCCAAGCTGTTTGTACTGATGGTGTTACTATCATAACAGAGAAACCAAATGTAAAGAATGTTTTAATACACGGAGTTAAAACAGCGCCTAGGATTGTAACTGATTCCAACAATACCATGTGGATCATAAGACAAGATTTAACAAGAGGTTTTATAAGTGACACTACGTGGATAAA tactACTAATATCATATTCGTTGAAGACATTAAGCTGTTTCCGGAAGTGAACAGAACAGCATCAGATATAGATATTTCCCAAGCATCTGCCATTAATTCCTGGTTTGTTTTCGTTTTACCAAGAACAGAACAG CTTAGCATGACATGGGATTCAAATATGGAGAAATATATTTACGACTATTACATTGGCCTATCGTCAACTAACGACAACCAAGCTCCGGATTTGTTACCGTTTCGTTCAACAAAGCACCATTCACACTTCAGACTTAGTCACCCTGATCTCACAGAAGGAACACTGTTTTACGTCATTATAAAATCAGTTAGCAGAGCTAACGTCGAAGGAATTCAG AGTTATGGACCTATTATAATTGATGCAACACCCCCAACGTTCACTGGTTCTCGTATTGATTTGAAGTTTGAAGATAGTACACTAATAGCTAATTGGTCCAGAACAGCATTTACAGATTATGAAGATCCTTATCCGCTTCATTATCAGTTTGCATTAG GGCATGCGGCTGGAAAAACAGATGTATTTCGTTACAAACCATTGCTCTACAGCAAAACATGTATTAAGACACAACCACCTGAATGTGCGGCAATTGACACATCAACTCTGGACTGGTCATTACACGGGCATCATGACTACTATGTTACCATCAAAGTAACTAATCTAGCTGGTTTATCATCAACCCAAACATCAGTAGTGTATACACACGATACCCAAATTCCGTCGCCGGGTATAGTCTACGACATTGATCCAATAAGTGTGAAAAGTCATGCATTGCAG GACCTGATTGACATAGATTTTGCTGTTCAATCTAATACATTGGCAGTAGAATGGAAAGGATTTTACCATCCAcatttgattttcttgatagagggttactgctcacaaggaagctattaa